The sequence below is a genomic window from Chondrinema litorale.
GGCTCTTTGCCTGCCAGTTTGTTCGAAGCCGAGTTGTTTGGGCATGCAAAAGGAGCCTACACAGATGCTGGAGAGATGAAAAAAGGCATGATTGAGATGGCTGATGGAGGTACATTGTTTTTAGATGAAATTGGCAACTTACCACCAATGTTGCAAGCCAAATTGTTAACTGTGGTACAGAGTAAAAGAATTGTAAGGATAGGAGAGATGGAAGAGCGATCCATAGATTTTAGATTGATTAGTGCCACTAATATGCCACTCGAAGAAATGATGGAACAAAGTAGAGATGGCATGCCTGCTTTTAGGAGAGATTTGTTTTTTAGGATCAATACTGTTGAAATTGTTTTGCCGCCATTAAGAGAGCGAGTAGAAGATATTCCTTTGCTAACTTCTCATATTCTGCAAAAACTAGAAAATAAGTATGCTAAAAAAGAGCTTAAGCTGAGCCAAGAAGCATCTATAAGTTTAAAAAAGCACTCTTGGCCTGGCAATATTAGAGAGTTGGAACAAGTACTAGAAAGAGCTGTCATTCTATCAGATAGTGAAGTTATTGAAGCTGAAGCTTTAAAACTGCGAGGAATACATCAAAGCTCTAATACGAATACTTTGGAGAGTTTAAACCTAGAAGAGATGGAAAAACAAGCCATTGTAAAACTCATCGATAAGCACAAAGGGAACATGACCAAGGTAGCCAAAGAGCTTGGTGTGGGTAGAACTACACTTTACAGAAGATTACAAAAATATGGCTTGTAAATGGACTGAATTTCAGTGTTTTACCTTTTTCAATAAATCTTCTTTCTTGTACTTTTTGGGAGCATATAAAAAGCCAAATGCTTCGGCACCTTCTTTTGTATGTACTTTGTGATGTACATAATGGGCATTCATTATTCTTTTTAGATAAGAATTATTTGCCTTAAAGTTTATTTTAATTCTTCTGTGTACGATTACATCATGAAAAACAAAGTAGAAAATTCCGTAGGCTGTAATGCCAAAACCAATTGGTGCTAAAAACCACAATGGAGCTATTTCGAAGCCTATAACAATGGTGATAATTGCTGGAATACTGAACACGAGGGCAAATAAATCATTTCGTTCTAGAGTGTGATGGTGGTGTGTATGGTGTGAGCGATGCCAAGTCCATAAAATACCATGCATAATATACTTGTGAGTAAACCAAGCGGCTCCTTCCATCAACAAAAAAGTACCTACAATCAGAAATATATAAATTGCTACCATCAGTACGGAATTGATTCAGTCAAAATATTAAATGAAAGATAGCTTGTGTTGAGTCTATCTTTCATATTAAAACCCTAACAAAGTGTTCGGTTGATTGTTGGTGAAAAAAGCTATTTTTAGCCAGTTTCTTTGGATTTATATCACGCCTAAAAACTCACAAGCTTTTCGAGCAGCATCTTGTTCAGCTTTCTTTTTACTCAAGCCAAAACCTTCAGAAACATCTTCATTATCGATTGTCAGTTTTACTTTAAACTGCTTTTTGTGTTTGGCTCCAACTTCTTCAATTACACTAAAATTGATTTGCCTGTTGTATTTCTGACACCATTCGATAATGGTACTTTTAAAATTATTGGTTGTTTCTATGATCTCAGTAAGATCGTAATGGGGGATAATGAGCTTTCGAATAATAAAAGTTTTGCAAAACTTAAAGCCTTTATCGAGATATACAGCTCCGATAAAGGCCTCAAGTGCATCACCGAATAAAGATTTGTGTGTAGCACTACTTTTCTTTTTGCCATCGAACTCAACAAGCGTGCTAAGTCCTATTTTGTTAGCTAGCCTGTTAAGCGATTCACGGTTTACAATTCTAGAGCGAATTTCAGTGAGAAACCCCTCTTCTTTATAAGGGTATTTTTTGAAAAGATACTCAGCTACTACAGCACCGAGAATAGCATCTCCTAAATATTCGAGCCTTTCATTAGATTCTTTTAATCCTTTCTCGTTGACTTTGGCAATAGAAGTATGTTTCATTGCCAATTTATATAGCTCTACATTTAAAGGTGTAGTGCCAACAATTGTACGAACTGCCCGGATAATTTCTTTATCCTTTTTCGAATAATAACCTGTCCAATATCTAAAGTATTTTATAAGGTTCACTAGTTGTCATATTTGCGCAGCAAGATAGAACAATTATGTCCTCCGAAGCCAAAAGTATTACTTAATACTGTTTTAACTTCCCTTTTCTGAGCCTTATTAAAAGTAAAGTTCAAATTAGGGTTAAATGTATCATCATCATTAAAATGATTGATAGTTGGAGGGATTGTTTGCTTTTCAATAGCAAAAATCGATGCGATTGCTTCAATCGCTCCGGCAGCACCCAATAAGTGGCCAGTCATAGATTTGGTAGAACTGATGTTTAATTTGTAAGCGTGTTCACCAAATACAGTTTCAATAGCTTTTACTTCACTAATATCGCCAAGTGGAGTAGAAGTACCATGAACATTAATATAATCTACCTCATCTGGTGAAATACCAGCATCTGAAAGAGCATTTACCATTACCATTTTAGCGCCTATACCTTCTGGGTGTGGTGCAGTAATGTGGTGAGCATCAGCAGACATACCGCCACCGATTACTTCTGCATAAATTTTAGCGCCACGAGCTTTTGCATGCTCAAGTTCTTCTAAAATTAATGCGCCAGCACCTTCACCTAATACAAAACCATCTCTTTCTTTATCAAATGGTCTTGATGCTGTTTCAGGACTGTCGTTTCTTTCTGAAAGTGCTTTAAGCGCGTTAAATCCACCAATACCAGATTCAACAACTGCAGCTTCAGAACCACCAGATATTAAAATATCAGCTTTACCTAAACGGATGTAGTTAAAAGCATCAACCATTGCATTTGTTGAAGATGCACAAGCAGAAACCGTTACAAAGTTTGGTCCTCTAAATCCAAAGTTGATAGAAATATGTCCGGCACTTAAGTCGGCAATCATTTTTGGAATAAAGAATGGGTTGAACCTTGGAGTTCCGTTTCCGGTGGCAAAACCACTAACTTCATCATGGAAAGTTCTTAAACCTCCAATACCCGATCCCCAGATTACACCTGCTCTGTCAAGATTAATTGCTTCTAGATCAAGGCCTGAGTTTTTCACCGCTTCCTCAGCAACTATTACAGCATACTGGGTAAATGGATCCATTTTTCTAGCCTCTTTTCTGTGGATATGATCTTCAATTTTGAAGTCTTTTATCTCACAAGCAAATTTG
It includes:
- a CDS encoding sterol desaturase family protein produces the protein MVAIYIFLIVGTFLLMEGAAWFTHKYIMHGILWTWHRSHHTHHHHTLERNDLFALVFSIPAIITIVIGFEIAPLWFLAPIGFGITAYGIFYFVFHDVIVHRRIKINFKANNSYLKRIMNAHYVHHKVHTKEGAEAFGFLYAPKKYKKEDLLKKVKH
- the rnc gene encoding ribonuclease III, producing MNLIKYFRYWTGYYSKKDKEIIRAVRTIVGTTPLNVELYKLAMKHTSIAKVNEKGLKESNERLEYLGDAILGAVVAEYLFKKYPYKEEGFLTEIRSRIVNRESLNRLANKIGLSTLVEFDGKKKSSATHKSLFGDALEAFIGAVYLDKGFKFCKTFIIRKLIIPHYDLTEIIETTNNFKSTIIEWCQKYNRQINFSVIEEVGAKHKKQFKVKLTIDNEDVSEGFGLSKKKAEQDAARKACEFLGVI
- the fabF gene encoding beta-ketoacyl-ACP synthase II → MELKRVVVTGLGALTPIGNTLEEYWEGLEKGVSGAAPITKFDTENFKTKFACEIKDFKIEDHIHRKEARKMDPFTQYAVIVAEEAVKNSGLDLEAINLDRAGVIWGSGIGGLRTFHDEVSGFATGNGTPRFNPFFIPKMIADLSAGHISINFGFRGPNFVTVSACASSTNAMVDAFNYIRLGKADILISGGSEAAVVESGIGGFNALKALSERNDSPETASRPFDKERDGFVLGEGAGALILEELEHAKARGAKIYAEVIGGGMSADAHHITAPHPEGIGAKMVMVNALSDAGISPDEVDYINVHGTSTPLGDISEVKAIETVFGEHAYKLNISSTKSMTGHLLGAAGAIEAIASIFAIEKQTIPPTINHFNDDDTFNPNLNFTFNKAQKREVKTVLSNTFGFGGHNCSILLRKYDN
- a CDS encoding sigma-54-dependent transcriptional regulator, translating into MDCSNLKQCFESDMQDTEGIILVVDNDSDVLFTASLILEDDFAEVHTVQKSEAAFSFLGKNDVDVVLLDMNFTKGATSGKQGLSLLEQIKEIYPEVQVIMCTAFGDIDLAVSSMQKGACDFVMKPWEPVKLISRINKALANKQKLEVAQIEEVSETETQSRLVFLSTAMQEIMKLVEKVAATESSVLILGENGTGKGLLAKEIHRLSQRTHKPFVQIDLGSLPASLFEAELFGHAKGAYTDAGEMKKGMIEMADGGTLFLDEIGNLPPMLQAKLLTVVQSKRIVRIGEMEERSIDFRLISATNMPLEEMMEQSRDGMPAFRRDLFFRINTVEIVLPPLRERVEDIPLLTSHILQKLENKYAKKELKLSQEASISLKKHSWPGNIRELEQVLERAVILSDSEVIEAEALKLRGIHQSSNTNTLESLNLEEMEKQAIVKLIDKHKGNMTKVAKELGVGRTTLYRRLQKYGL